A portion of the Lolium rigidum isolate FL_2022 chromosome 1, APGP_CSIRO_Lrig_0.1, whole genome shotgun sequence genome contains these proteins:
- the LOC124683157 gene encoding sulfite exporter TauE/SafE family protein 3-like — translation MRRKWHAAAVLGIACVVAAAVAVDDKGLAIAGTATAPEDESSLGKVASSGGTTYHHVWPPMKFGWRILLGSFVGFFGAAFGSVGGVGGGGIFVPMLTLIIGFDPKSSTAMSKCMITGAAVSTVYCNLKLKHPTLDMPVIDYDLALLIQPMLMLGVSIGVICNVMFPDWLVTVLLIILFLVTSTKACLKGVETWKIETLIKRAAAKQAEQSSEEIEYTPTPTDPDAAAEQKNPSDEAVSIWKNIYWKQFGLLAFVWAAFLAVQVTKNYIAICSPWYWVLSFLQLPVSVGVSMYQAVGLMQGKRVISSGANKQTSLKAHQLLVYCSFGVTAGVLAGLLGVGGGTVMGPLFLELGIPPQVSSATATFAMMFSSSIAVVEYYLLRRFPVPYALVFTGLAFFAAIVGQRASRKLINLLGRASFIIFILSFFIFISAVTLGGVGISNTIHKMARHEYMGFDNIC, via the exons ATGAGAAGGAAATGGCACGCCGCCGCGGTGCTGGGCATAGCCTGTGTTGTCGCCGCTGCTGTCGCCGTCGACGACAAGGGCCTTGCGATCGCCGGCACCGCTACAGCGCCGGAGGATGAGAGCTCCCTAGGCAAGGTGGCAAGCTCAGGCGGAACAACTTATCACCACGTGTGGCCG CCAATGAAATTCGGATGGCGAATATTGTTGGGGTCATTCGTTGGATTCTTCGGGGCAGCGTTTGGCAGCGTTGGCGGAGTAGGCGGTGGTGGGATCTTCGTGCCGATGCTCACCTTGATCATTGGCTTCGATCCCAAGTCATCCACGGCCATGTCAAAAT GTATGATCACAGGAGCTGCTGTTTCAACCGTGTACTGCAACCTCAAGCTGAAACACCCAACTTTGGACATGCCAGTGATAGACTATGATCTAGCCCTACTCATACAGCCCATGCTCATGCTGGGGGTCAGCATTGGGGTTATTTGCAATGTGATGTTCCCAGACTGGCTTGTCACGGTTCTCTTGATCATCCTCTTTCTAG TTACCTCAACTAAAGCTTGTCTGAAGGGTGTTGAAACATGGAAGATAGAGACACTAATAAAAAGG GCAGCAGCAAAACAAGCAGAACAATCCA GTGAAGAAATTGAGTATACGCCAACACCTACGGACCCTGATGCCGCAGCTGAACAAAAAAACCCGTCAGATGAAGCA GTATCCATTTGGAAGAACATTTACTGGAAGCAGTTTGGCCTTCTTGCCTTTGTTTGGGCAGCATTCCTTGCGGTTCAGGTCACTAAG AACTATATAGCAATTTGCTCCCCTTGGTACTGGGTTTTGAGCTTCCTCCAG CTCCCTGTGTCAGTTGGAGTGTCCATGTACCAAGCAGTAGGTCtgatgcaggggaagagggtGATATCATCAGGGGCAAATAAGCAGACGAGCCTGAAAGCCCATCAGCTATTGGTATACTGCTCCTTTGGCGTCACTGCTGGTGTCCTCGCCGGTCTGCTTGGCGTCGGTGGGGGAACCGTCATGGGACCCCTCTTCCTGGAGCTCGGTATCCCTCCGCAG GTCTCAAGTGCTACAGCCACCTTTGCAATGATGTTTTCTTCTTCCATAGCCGTCGTAGAATACTACCTCCTGCGCCGGTTCCCTGTACCATATG CCCTCGTCTTCACCGGTCTGGCATTTTTTGCTGCAATTGTTGGCCAGCGGGCTTCGAGGAAGCTGATCAATTTGTTAGGGCGGGCATCATTTATTATCTTCATATTGTCCTTCTTCATTTTCATCAGCGCGGTTACTCTAG GTGGAGTCGGCATCTCCAACACAATTCACAAGATGGCGCGGCATGAGTACATGGGATTTGACAACATTTGCTAA